The Bryobacteraceae bacterium genomic sequence GCCCTATCTCCTTGCAGTTGACTATGCTACACTTTTCCGTAGATTGAAGCGCAGACCGTGCTTCCACATCCTGCAACCTTTCAGAGGGCTCCTACGTCGATAGGATTGAGGATCGGAGCACAATGATGACGACTGCGGAGCGGGAAATTGTGGACGTAGCAAACAGACACGCTGACATCAACGACCCGGATCTCCATCTCCAGCGATTGCTGGCGAAGGATACGAGCAAACCGTGGTTCGTCACCATCATCGACGACATTCGCGAGTTCCTGTTCCCGCCGAAACTTCCGCCGCTCGAGGTGACCTCGAAACCAGTGGCCGTGAAGGACATCTGGGGATTTTACGAAGGCAACAAGGGCCGTTCCCGAATGATGTCGTTCGGCATCCACGTCGGCGTCGTGCTGCTGGTGATCTTCCTCGGCACCAACGAAAAGGTCCAGACCGCGGTGCGCGACACCGCCACGGTCTTCATCCCGGACATTTCGCCGTACATGTCGCAATCGAAGCCAAAGGCGCAAGCCATGGGCGGTGGCGGCGGCGGCGGCGACCGTTCCCCGCTTCCGGCGGCCAAGGGCCAGCTTCCCAAGCCCGCGCCAAAGCAGTTCGTGCCCCCGGCGCAGGTGATCAACAATCCGGAACCGAAGCTGGCGATGGTTCCGACCATCGAAATCCAGCCTGACGCGCAACTGCCCCAGACAAACCTGCCGCAATGGGGCGACCCGCTGGCCAAGATCGGCCCGCCGTCGAACGGGCCAGGCTCGGGATCGGGCATCGGCTCGGGATCGGGCGGCGGTATCGGATCGGGCAAAGGCGCCGGACTCGGGCCGGGTTCCGGCGGCGGCATGGGCGGTGGAGCTTACCGCATCGGCGGCGGCGTATCGGCGCCGGCGCTGCTCTCCAAGGTCGAGCCGGAGTACTCGGAAGAAGCCCGAAAGGCGAAGTTCCAGGGCACGGTGGTTCTCCAGATTGTCGTCGACGAGACCGGCAAGGCCCGCGACATCCGCGTAGTTCGCCCGCTCGGTTTGGGTCTCGATGAAAAAGCGATCGAAGCCGTCCAGAAGTGGCGGTTCCGGCCGGGCATGCTGAACGGCAAGCCGGTCCCGGTACAGGCCACTATCGAAGTCAACTTCCGGCTGCTGTAAGAGCTCAGCCAGCCACCTTTCCCACGGAAGCGCAGAGAACTTGACCACTGTGAGGTTCCCTGCATGCAGACGTTCGACCAGAGCCCGGCGCGGCCTTTCAGCCACGCCCTCTCTCTTCTGATTCACGGCGCCGCCATCGCCTTGCTGCTGTTGGCGACGCGCTATTCCTCGGCCCCCGCCAGCGACCCACCCGATCGGTTCGTTCCTTCGATTCCGCTCCACATCCCGCGCATCCTCGCCAGAGAGCCGGGCGGCGGCGGCACGGCGCAACCCCTGCCGCCCAGTCGTGGACAGCTTCCCACCGTGACGCGACCCTTCGCGATGCCGCCCAACCCCGAAGCGCGGCCAGCGGAACTGATGCTGCCGCCATCGATCGAAGCGGTCACTCCGCAGACGTCCACCGAACTTCGCTGGGGACTGCCGGACGGCGCGCCGGGCCCGCCGTCGGGAGGACCGGGCAAGCGCGGCGGCATCGGCGACGGCCCCAATGGCGCCGTCGGCAACTCCCGCGGACCCGGCGCCGACCGGGGCGGCCTGGAAGCGTATCGCGTCTCGGGCGAGGTCTCCGGACCGAAGTTGATCTTCAAGCACGAGCCCGAATACTCCGAGGACGCACGGAAAGCCAAGCTCCAGGGAGCCGTGCAACTCGAGATTGTCGTCGGCCCCGACGGGCTCGTTCACGACATCCGCGTCACCTACCCGCTCGGGCTTGGCCTCGACGAGAAGGCCGTTGAAGCTGTACGGCAATGGCGGTTCAAACCGGGGATGAAGATGGGCCGCCCCGTGGCCGTGCGGGCGACGGTGGAAGTGAACTTCCGCCTGCTGTGACCTAGCCTAAGGCTAGGCCTCGCGGAGGCAGGCCATCACTTCGCGGTAGAACTCGGGGTGGGACTCCCAGGTCTGCGCGGTAACCAGACGCCCGTCGCGCACCGCCTGGCGCTGGTCCCAAGCGCCCTTGCACATCGCCACTTCGAAGCGAACGTGTTCATAGCAGGTGACCGTGCGGCCCTCCAGAATCCCGGCGGCGGCAAGCACCTGGATGCCGTGGCAGATCGAGAAGATCCACCTTCCGGCCCGGTGCATGGCGCGGACGATCTCGAGAAGGCGATCGTTGTGGCGCAGGTACTCCGGCGCGCGGCCGCCGAGCACCAGGATCGCGTCGAATGCGGCGGGGTCGACGTCGGCGAAACCCAACGTCGCGGTGACGCCATATCCCGGCCGTTCGATGTAGGTTTCCCAGCCGGGCTCGAAATCGTGCATCACCATGTTCATCCGTCGAGGCGCAGTGGAGGCGACCACGGGTTCCATGCCTTCTTCCTGAAGGCGGTGGATGGCGTACCAGGCCTCGTAGCCTTCGCCGGCGTCACCGGTGACGATGAGGACGCGCTTGCTCATAAGCTCTCATGGTAACCGGGAACTTTCGCCGCGGCGCGGCGGTCTATGAGGCCATGGCGATGAACCTGGGCGGACAGCGCGGCGTGAGAGCCGAGATCAACATCACACCGATGATCGACGTGC encodes the following:
- a CDS encoding energy transducer TonB — encoded protein: MMTTAEREIVDVANRHADINDPDLHLQRLLAKDTSKPWFVTIIDDIREFLFPPKLPPLEVTSKPVAVKDIWGFYEGNKGRSRMMSFGIHVGVVLLVIFLGTNEKVQTAVRDTATVFIPDISPYMSQSKPKAQAMGGGGGGGDRSPLPAAKGQLPKPAPKQFVPPAQVINNPEPKLAMVPTIEIQPDAQLPQTNLPQWGDPLAKIGPPSNGPGSGSGIGSGSGGGIGSGKGAGLGPGSGGGMGGGAYRIGGGVSAPALLSKVEPEYSEEARKAKFQGTVVLQIVVDETGKARDIRVVRPLGLGLDEKAIEAVQKWRFRPGMLNGKPVPVQATIEVNFRLL
- a CDS encoding energy transducer TonB; translated protein: MQTFDQSPARPFSHALSLLIHGAAIALLLLATRYSSAPASDPPDRFVPSIPLHIPRILAREPGGGGTAQPLPPSRGQLPTVTRPFAMPPNPEARPAELMLPPSIEAVTPQTSTELRWGLPDGAPGPPSGGPGKRGGIGDGPNGAVGNSRGPGADRGGLEAYRVSGEVSGPKLIFKHEPEYSEDARKAKLQGAVQLEIVVGPDGLVHDIRVTYPLGLGLDEKAVEAVRQWRFKPGMKMGRPVAVRATVEVNFRLL
- a CDS encoding DJ-1/PfpI family protein, translating into MSKRVLIVTGDAGEGYEAWYAIHRLQEEGMEPVVASTAPRRMNMVMHDFEPGWETYIERPGYGVTATLGFADVDPAAFDAILVLGGRAPEYLRHNDRLLEIVRAMHRAGRWIFSICHGIQVLAAAGILEGRTVTCYEHVRFEVAMCKGAWDQRQAVRDGRLVTAQTWESHPEFYREVMACLREA